A region from the Aegilops tauschii subsp. strangulata cultivar AL8/78 chromosome 5, Aet v6.0, whole genome shotgun sequence genome encodes:
- the LOC109741776 gene encoding uncharacterized protein, whose product MAGLPRLVVLLLLVFAVPVAQPTPYSDNLQDACNKTLFPKVCIQSLTTNPETRTADARRLAELSVYVAKEVGTTVAAFAHHELSGVKEDTLFKCLDGCSDDIEETVAHLSALTREPTCAKFLEIKSWLSATLGGSNTCEETCKDAPISDVKNAVVTKSLEFEKLLRVTLDLITEASGPMPAAGAAVAPTAWDSGAPGSYGASTSGSYGSSASGSYGSSAPESFDSASASGSYGSSASGSYSSSAPESFDSASLSGSYGSSAPESSDSASASGSYGSSASASEAPSSDASAPSSAPTSEASSADAPSSYGSSASGSEAPSADASAPSNAQTSDSPSADAPASSYGAASGPAADAPSSSPSDADASSSGAADSPSSGASYGSAGAPSPSGSGDSAPEADSTA is encoded by the coding sequence ATGGCCGGCCTGCCTCGCCTCGTCGTGCTCCTGCTCCTCGTCTTCGCCGTCCCTGTCGCCCAGCCCACCCCCTACAGCGACAACCTCCAGGACGCGTGCAACAAGACGCTGTTCCCTAAAGTGTGCATCCAGTCGCTGACGACCAACCCGGAGACCCGGACAGCGGACGCGCGCCGGCTGGCCGAGCTGTCCGTGTACGTGGCCAAGGAGGTAGGCACCACGGTGGCAGCGTTCGCTCACCACGAGCTCAGCGGCGTCAAGGAGGACACCCTGTTCAAGTGCCTCGACGGCTGCTCCGACGACATTGAAGAGACGGTGGCGCACCTGAGCGCCCTCACCCGCGAGCCCACCTGCGCCAAGTTCCTCGAGATCAAGTCGTGGCTGTCCGCGACGCTGGGCGGCTCCAACACCTGTGAGGAGACCTGCAAGGACGCGCCCATCAGCGACGTCAAGAACGCCGTCGTAACCAAGAGCCTCGAGTTCGAGAAGCTGCTCCGCGTCACGCTCGACCTCATCACCGAGGCGTCTGGCCCCatgcccgccgccggcgccgcggtGGCGCCCACGGCGTGGGACAGCGGCGCTCCAGGATCCTACGGCGCCAGCACGTCGGGCTCCTACGGCTCCAGCGCGTCGGGCTCCTACGGCTCCAGCGCACCTGAGTCGTTCGACAGTGCCAGCGCGTCGGGCTCCTACGGCTCCAGCGCGTCGGGCTCCTACAGCTCCAGCGCACCTGAGTCGTTCGACAGTGCCAGCTTGTCGGGCTCCTACGGCTCCAGCGCACCTGAGTCGTCCGACAGTGCCAGCGCGTCGGGCTCGTACGGCTCCAGCGCATCGGCCTCCGAAGCACCATCCAGTGATGCGTCGGCGCCCTCGAGCGCTCCTACCTCCGAGGCATCGTCAGCTGACGCGCCGAGCTCCTACGGCTCCAGCGCATCGGGCTCCGAAGCACCATCCGCCGATGCATCGGCACCCTCGAACGCACAAACCTCCGACTCACCGTCAGCTGACGCGCCGGCCTCCTCCTACGGCGCCGCCAGCGGGCCAGCTGCCGATGCACCGTCGTCATCCCCATCGGACGCGGACGCTTCATCTTCTGGGGCTGCCGACTCGCCATCATCAGGGGCATCATACGGGTCCGCCGGCGCACCGTCCCCGTCCGGGTCCGGCGACAGCGCTCCTGAGGCCGATTCGACAGCATGA